One segment of Paenibacillus sp. FSL R7-0337 DNA contains the following:
- a CDS encoding S-layer homology domain-containing protein → MYRKGISKLLIAGLLLSGIQLPGTTGIAQADSGEDAAGLSASTGQVDAARAAGFTDMKQHWAAAAVNRLSAAGILQGDEAGQFRPGQAVSRAEMAAMINRVFRYADSGSTVFSDVSASSWYGKDVSRVNAAGVIQGYADGRFQPGAAVTRQEAVTMLSRAFMLEAGSPGALAAQSDAAAVSGYAREAVSAMLDAGYLRGDAGGKLNPQAQMTRAELAELLSRMVGWISSGEGSQKLGAVSGNVIVNRANVQLEGGTVSGNLYVTAGAGEGEVGFSGIKVQGTAHISGGGDHSVVFRQSILGQIKLNKLTTLVRMVLEEGSTAARIDLLKPAKVEIGAGSRAEAVVIGAGAAGSEIVSRGQIGRLENQADRVLLNGQALKTGETLRDLSGTGATAGKC, encoded by the coding sequence ATGTACCGCAAAGGAATATCCAAGCTTCTGATTGCCGGATTGCTGCTGTCAGGGATTCAGCTTCCGGGAACTACAGGAATAGCGCAGGCAGATAGCGGGGAGGACGCAGCAGGGCTGTCTGCAAGTACAGGACAGGTAGATGCAGCCCGGGCAGCAGGGTTCACCGATATGAAGCAGCACTGGGCTGCGGCCGCAGTGAACAGGCTGTCAGCCGCAGGAATTCTGCAGGGGGACGAGGCAGGACAATTCAGACCGGGACAAGCGGTCTCACGGGCAGAGATGGCCGCCATGATCAACCGGGTGTTCCGTTACGCGGATTCAGGCAGCACTGTATTCAGTGATGTAAGCGCTTCTTCCTGGTATGGCAAGGATGTAAGCCGCGTGAATGCCGCAGGTGTTATTCAAGGCTACGCGGACGGCCGGTTCCAGCCGGGAGCGGCTGTCACCCGCCAGGAAGCTGTAACCATGCTGAGCCGGGCGTTCATGCTGGAGGCCGGCTCCCCGGGTGCGCTGGCTGCGCAGTCTGATGCGGCAGCGGTCAGCGGCTATGCCCGGGAAGCCGTGAGTGCGATGCTGGACGCCGGTTACCTGCGCGGCGATGCGGGCGGCAAGCTGAATCCGCAGGCACAGATGACCCGGGCCGAGCTGGCCGAGCTGCTGAGCCGGATGGTCGGGTGGATCAGCTCCGGCGAGGGAAGCCAGAAGCTTGGAGCGGTGTCCGGCAATGTTATTGTCAACCGGGCGAATGTGCAGCTCGAGGGCGGAACTGTCAGTGGCAATCTCTACGTCACAGCAGGAGCAGGAGAAGGGGAAGTTGGCTTCTCGGGCATCAAGGTGCAGGGAACGGCACATATCTCAGGAGGAGGCGACCATTCCGTGGTATTCCGCCAATCCATTCTGGGACAGATCAAGCTGAACAAGCTTACCACTCTGGTACGAATGGTACTGGAGGAGGGCAGCACCGCAGCCCGGATCGATTTGCTTAAGCCGGCGAAGGTGGAGATCGGAGCGGGCTCCCGCGCAGAGGCTGTGGTCATCGGCGCAGGCGCTGCCGGATCAGAGATCGTGAGCCGGGGGCAGATCGGCCGGCTTGAGAACCAGGCGGACCGTGTGCTGCTGAACGGTCAGGCACTCAAGACCGGCGAGACGCTTAGGGACTTGTCCGGCACGGGAGCTACAGCGGGCAAGTGCTAA
- a CDS encoding PRC-barrel domain-containing protein, with protein MKLQDMIGLTVYEVEEGTEVGEIIDIGLDSNWNITGIELESKSFFSSHVKVVAWDNIAAYGEDAVMIRNKESIIKVDADHISYTFLLGKNKLKDRQVLTTSGTVLGRISDVYFDQKLGNTIVALEISDGLVTDLIEGRKWLPCSGEMTIGEDSVLVPAMSEERLQNAINIVNG; from the coding sequence ATGAAGCTTCAAGATATGATTGGCCTCACTGTGTATGAAGTTGAAGAGGGTACTGAAGTCGGTGAAATAATCGATATCGGACTGGATTCAAACTGGAATATTACGGGTATTGAACTGGAGAGCAAATCTTTTTTCTCTAGTCATGTGAAAGTTGTGGCATGGGATAATATTGCCGCTTATGGCGAAGATGCTGTCATGATCCGCAATAAAGAGTCGATTATTAAGGTCGACGCTGACCATATATCCTACACTTTCCTCTTGGGAAAGAACAAATTGAAGGACAGGCAGGTGCTTACAACATCGGGAACGGTGCTTGGGCGGATATCGGATGTTTATTTTGACCAAAAGTTGGGAAACACAATAGTAGCGCTGGAAATCAGTGACGGGCTTGTAACTGATTTGATCGAAGGCCGCAAATGGCTGCCTTGTTCTGGAGAGATGACTATCGGAGAGGATTCTGTACTGGTTCCCGCGATGAGTGAAGAACGGCTCCAAAACGCCATTAATATTGTTAACGGATAG
- a CDS encoding cysteine desulfurase family protein, translated as MKPIYLDHAASTPVHPEVAAVMYDMLLNEYGNASSVHQFGRSAKRIINGARDRIAGFLGCSPEEWVFTSGGTESDNLALFGAAYASASKGRHIITTAAEHHAVLHTCAELEGQGFEVTYLPVDSTGRVSLEDVESALREDTVLISIMYVNNEVGTVQPIEEIGRLAAERGVLVHVDAVQALGTLPLVLRDLPVDYMSFSAHKIGGPQGIGGLYVRRGAPLTPMQHGGLQERGRRAGTESLAHTAGFAKAVELVVQGLPGHHEQALELRSTLLEELDKQVGAESYVVNGNEQHRVPGILNISFPGAGTDVLLMNLDMERIAAASGSACTSGSLEVSHVLRAMKLPEELLNSAIRFSTGLGNTNEEMQVVAQKVGTVLSRLRTRD; from the coding sequence ATGAAACCCATCTATTTGGACCACGCCGCCTCAACACCGGTTCATCCGGAGGTGGCAGCGGTTATGTATGATATGCTGTTGAACGAATACGGCAATGCGTCCAGTGTGCACCAGTTCGGACGGTCTGCCAAGAGAATTATAAATGGGGCGCGCGACAGAATCGCGGGCTTTTTGGGCTGTTCCCCTGAGGAGTGGGTCTTCACCAGCGGCGGCACGGAGAGCGATAATCTCGCGCTGTTCGGCGCAGCCTATGCTTCTGCTTCCAAGGGTAGACATATCATTACTACAGCGGCCGAGCATCATGCAGTGCTGCATACCTGCGCGGAGCTGGAAGGGCAGGGCTTCGAGGTCACCTATCTTCCTGTGGATTCTACCGGACGTGTCTCTCTGGAGGATGTGGAATCGGCTCTGCGCGAGGATACAGTACTGATTAGCATAATGTATGTGAATAATGAAGTGGGAACTGTACAGCCTATAGAAGAGATTGGCAGATTAGCGGCCGAACGGGGTGTGCTGGTGCATGTAGATGCTGTACAAGCTCTGGGAACATTGCCCCTGGTGCTCCGCGACCTGCCGGTCGACTATATGAGCTTCTCGGCCCACAAGATCGGAGGTCCGCAGGGAATTGGAGGCTTGTACGTCCGGCGGGGGGCGCCGCTTACGCCAATGCAGCATGGCGGACTTCAGGAGCGCGGCCGGCGGGCGGGCACGGAGAGTCTGGCTCATACCGCCGGGTTCGCCAAGGCCGTTGAGCTGGTTGTGCAAGGGCTGCCGGGTCATCATGAGCAGGCTTTGGAGCTCCGCAGCACGCTGCTGGAGGAGCTGGACAAGCAGGTCGGAGCAGAGAGCTATGTCGTCAACGGAAATGAACAACACAGAGTGCCTGGAATCCTGAATATCAGTTTTCCCGGAGCTGGGACAGATGTGCTACTGATGAACCTGGACATGGAACGGATTGCGGCGGCCAGCGGCTCAGCGTGCACCTCGGGTTCTCTGGAAGTCTCGCATGTTCTCCGGGCGATGAAGCTTCCGGAAGAACTTTTGAACTCTGCGATTCGCTTTAGTACAGGTTTGGGTAATACTAATGAAGAAATGCAGGTTGTTGCCCAAAAAGTTGGAACCGTTTTGAGCCGGCTGCGTACTAGAGACTAG
- a CDS encoding DUF523 domain-containing protein has product MIIVSSCLAGMKVRYNGTDCLEQGIRQLLDSRQAVAVCPELLGGFSTPREPAEIIGGSGRDVLEGQARVVDRTGNDVTAMYVEGAYAALEQVRSLAATLVVLKENSPSCGSSRIYNGEFAGMKIPGEGVTTALLRLHGIEVISEEQLAARLPGIEG; this is encoded by the coding sequence ATGATTATCGTAAGCTCCTGCCTGGCAGGAATGAAGGTCAGATATAATGGAACGGATTGTCTGGAGCAGGGCATCCGGCAGTTGCTGGACAGCCGGCAGGCGGTTGCTGTATGTCCCGAGCTGCTGGGCGGCTTCTCTACCCCGAGAGAACCGGCAGAGATTATAGGCGGCAGCGGCAGAGATGTGCTGGAGGGGCAGGCCCGGGTGGTTGACAGAACAGGGAATGATGTAACAGCAATGTATGTAGAGGGTGCTTATGCTGCGCTGGAGCAGGTACGGAGCTTAGCTGCCACGCTTGTTGTCCTTAAGGAGAATAGCCCTTCCTGCGGCAGCTCCAGGATCTATAACGGAGAATTTGCCGGCATGAAAATCCCTGGAGAAGGCGTGACCACAGCTCTCCTGCGGCTGCATGGTATTGAAGTGATCTCCGAGGAGCAGCTCGCGGCGCGGTTGCCGGGAATAGAGGGCTGA
- a CDS encoding SOS response-associated peptidase translates to MCGRYTITVTLEELIAKYFIREHPLIQYAPRYNAAPMQHIAAVIHDGIQNKLGELRWGLLPSWSKEDKNAAKLINARSETLLEKASFKGLVASRRCVIPADGFYDWKVQEGGKQPMRITMRDGKLFSMAALYDIWTGPDGGRISTCTIITTAPNTLMKDIHDRMPVILDADGEAQWLERSNRNISALMKLLRPYDAEQMLAYPVSAAVGDVRSDYPELIRRAGPEPVQGTLF, encoded by the coding sequence ATGTGCGGAAGATATACGATCACGGTAACGCTGGAGGAGCTGATCGCCAAGTACTTCATCCGGGAGCATCCGCTCATCCAATATGCACCGAGGTATAACGCGGCTCCGATGCAGCATATTGCTGCGGTTATTCATGACGGCATACAGAATAAGCTCGGAGAACTACGCTGGGGACTGCTCCCTTCCTGGTCCAAGGAGGACAAGAACGCTGCCAAGCTAATCAATGCCCGCAGTGAGACTCTGCTGGAGAAGGCTTCGTTCAAAGGGCTGGTGGCCTCCCGCCGCTGTGTGATTCCCGCAGACGGCTTCTATGACTGGAAGGTCCAGGAAGGCGGCAAGCAGCCGATGAGGATTACGATGCGGGACGGGAAGCTGTTCTCCATGGCTGCTCTATATGATATCTGGACCGGTCCGGACGGCGGCAGAATCTCCACCTGCACGATCATCACCACCGCCCCGAACACTCTCATGAAAGACATCCATGACCGGATGCCGGTCATTCTGGATGCGGACGGGGAAGCGCAGTGGCTGGAGCGCAGCAACCGGAATATTTCCGCCCTGATGAAGCTGCTGCGGCCTTACGATGCGGAGCAAATGCTGGCCTATCCCGTCTCCGCAGCCGTAGGCGATGTCCGGAGTGACTACCCGGAGCTGATCCGCAGAGCCGGGCCGGAGCCGGTGCAGGGCACCCTATTTTAA
- a CDS encoding alpha-glycosidase: MALSRQAVSHPSSASSIELECLYHSTQGRWAYAYDKDTFHLRIRSKKNNVDRVFALIGDKYDWEQHHQELNMRKVATDSFFDYWEAEIFPEFKRFSYGFRLETGQETVWMLESGFFTDGLPAPAGGYYEMPYLHEADLLQVPEWAKSAVFYQIMPDRFANGDPANDPEGTLEWGAPPTYDSYFGGDLQGMIDHLDYIVELGVTALYLTPIFQAPSNHKYDTVDYGTVDANFGDLNKLKQLVDLAHSKGLKVVFDAVFNHTSSEFAPFKDVLEHGADSKYAGWFHIHDYPVQVVDGKANYDTFGFFSGMPKLNTANPEARDYLLDITKFWLKEVHIDGWRLDVANEVDHVFWRDFRKAVKEINPEAFIIGEVWSDSLSWLQGDQFDSVMNYPFSDRLLKFFGADNDMDVDTFAAQIYGLLMRYPRQANEVLFNLLASHDTPRVLTRLGGDKQRLKLAITFLFTFTGTPCIFYGDEIGITGGDDPDCRKCMIWEEDRQDRELLRFYQSLIALRKKHEVLRTGQFRFLLSDPGSPGLVYERWNEHTRFAVWMNNSAERLTLTQSLGGGAWQDALSGEPVEQDGEKIRMTLEPLGYRILYSGQAGGEA, from the coding sequence ATGGCTCTCAGCAGACAAGCAGTGTCCCACCCCTCATCCGCCTCCTCCATCGAGCTGGAATGTCTCTATCATTCAACGCAGGGACGATGGGCGTATGCGTATGACAAGGATACCTTCCATTTAAGAATCCGCAGCAAAAAAAACAACGTAGACCGGGTCTTTGCCCTGATCGGCGACAAATACGACTGGGAGCAGCATCATCAGGAACTGAACATGCGCAAGGTGGCTACTGACAGCTTCTTCGATTACTGGGAAGCAGAGATCTTCCCCGAGTTCAAACGTTTCTCCTACGGCTTCCGGCTGGAAACCGGTCAGGAGACGGTATGGATGCTAGAATCCGGCTTCTTTACAGACGGGCTGCCTGCGCCTGCTGGAGGCTACTACGAAATGCCTTATCTCCACGAGGCCGACCTGCTGCAGGTTCCCGAATGGGCGAAATCTGCGGTCTTCTATCAGATCATGCCGGACCGGTTCGCTAACGGTGATCCGGCGAATGACCCCGAAGGGACGCTCGAATGGGGGGCACCGCCCACCTACGACAGCTATTTTGGCGGTGATTTGCAGGGGATGATTGATCATCTGGATTATATTGTGGAGCTTGGCGTAACGGCGCTGTATCTGACCCCGATCTTCCAGGCTCCCAGCAACCATAAATATGACACCGTTGACTATGGAACGGTCGATGCAAACTTCGGGGATCTCAATAAGCTCAAGCAACTGGTGGACCTGGCCCATTCCAAAGGGCTTAAGGTGGTCTTCGATGCCGTCTTCAATCATACAAGCTCCGAGTTCGCACCGTTCAAGGATGTGCTGGAGCATGGAGCGGACTCCAAATATGCAGGCTGGTTCCATATCCATGATTATCCTGTTCAGGTGGTAGACGGCAAGGCCAACTATGATACCTTCGGCTTCTTCAGCGGAATGCCCAAGCTCAACACTGCCAACCCGGAAGCCAGAGATTATCTGCTCGATATCACCAAGTTCTGGCTCAAGGAGGTACATATCGACGGCTGGCGGCTGGATGTCGCTAATGAGGTAGACCATGTGTTCTGGCGGGATTTCCGCAAGGCGGTCAAAGAGATTAACCCGGAAGCATTCATCATTGGCGAGGTGTGGAGCGACTCCCTCAGCTGGCTGCAGGGCGATCAGTTCGATTCGGTGATGAACTATCCCTTCTCTGACCGGCTGCTGAAGTTCTTCGGCGCGGACAACGACATGGATGTGGACACCTTCGCCGCGCAGATCTACGGGCTGCTCATGCGCTATCCCCGGCAGGCGAATGAAGTGCTGTTCAATCTCCTGGCAAGCCATGATACCCCGAGAGTGCTCACCCGGCTGGGCGGAGACAAGCAGCGGCTGAAGCTGGCCATCACCTTCCTCTTCACGTTCACCGGTACGCCGTGTATTTTCTATGGAGATGAGATCGGAATTACAGGCGGGGATGACCCGGATTGCCGCAAATGCATGATCTGGGAAGAGGACCGGCAGGACCGGGAGCTGCTGCGCTTTTATCAGAGCCTCATTGCCCTGCGCAAAAAGCACGAGGTGCTGCGCACCGGCCAGTTCCGCTTCCTGCTGAGTGATCCGGGCAGCCCGGGTCTGGTATATGAACGCTGGAATGAGCACACCCGCTTCGCGGTCTGGATGAACAACTCTGCCGAACGGCTGACGCTGACGCAATCACTGGGCGGCGGAGCTTGGCAGGATGCCTTGAGCGGCGAGCCTGTAGAGCAGGATGGGGAGAAAATCCGCATGACGCTGGAGCCGCTGGGATACCGCATTCTGTATAGCGGACAAGCTGGCGGCGAAGCCTGA
- a CDS encoding GNAT family N-acetyltransferase has product MNIRIATEADYDYLASRDHHVLNSLLLPKINQQEIYILSKDGLDIGWLRYGYFWDQIPFMNLLWIDEPYRSAGFGRQAVQHWEQAMQAMGHKQVMTSSMANEEAQHFYRKLGYRDSGCLLPDNEPLEIFFTKAL; this is encoded by the coding sequence ATGAACATTAGAATTGCAACCGAAGCCGATTATGATTATCTCGCAAGCCGTGACCATCATGTCCTGAACTCACTTCTTCTCCCGAAAATAAACCAGCAGGAGATTTACATTCTGAGCAAGGACGGGCTGGACATTGGCTGGCTGCGTTACGGCTATTTCTGGGACCAGATCCCCTTCATGAATCTGCTGTGGATTGATGAGCCTTATCGCAGCGCAGGCTTCGGCAGACAGGCGGTACAGCACTGGGAGCAAGCGATGCAGGCCATGGGCCATAAGCAGGTCATGACCTCCTCGATGGCCAATGAAGAGGCCCAGCATTTCTACCGGAAACTGGGCTACCGGGACTCAGGCTGCCTGCTGCCGGACAATGAGCCGCTGGAGATTTTCTTCACCAAAGCGCTGTAG
- a CDS encoding DNA polymerase IV encodes MPKDRIILLSDCQSFYASVEKAAHPEYADQPVAVGDPSRMNGIVLAACPLAKSYGVTTASRVGEALTKCRELVVIRPRMGTYIQVSLLISEIYQGYTDLVEAFSIDEQFLDVTGSLRVFGGDLPEMINSIQQHVLLSTGVWTRVGIGPSKILAKMANNLAKKKAGGTFRLDYDNLETELWPRPVHEMFMVAGRMTKNFYRMGITTIGDIARMELGELKRRMRSTLGKQSDIQAEYYWQTARGIDPSPVVTGIRQEMKSVGHGKALRWNLYTRLPEIEVVLLELVIEVCRRARKYRYMGTVVSVAVVETDGNTSNAYSRQTTLPEPSSLTHEVAAAAYRLFVDHWSGLPISRLTISISQLTDDSVMQLTLFDDRMRSSNRERAIDQIKNRYGSGALIRASSLLESGVALERAQQIGGHYK; translated from the coding sequence ATGCCTAAGGACCGGATCATTCTGCTCTCTGACTGCCAGTCTTTCTATGCCAGCGTGGAGAAGGCCGCCCATCCCGAATATGCGGATCAGCCTGTCGCTGTGGGTGATCCGTCGCGGATGAACGGGATTGTCCTGGCCGCTTGCCCCCTTGCGAAATCCTATGGCGTAACTACCGCATCACGCGTGGGGGAAGCCCTGACGAAATGCCGGGAGCTCGTGGTTATCCGGCCGCGGATGGGGACATATATTCAGGTCTCGCTGCTGATCTCCGAGATCTACCAAGGGTATACCGATCTTGTAGAGGCGTTCAGCATCGATGAGCAGTTCCTGGATGTGACCGGCTCTCTGCGCGTGTTCGGAGGAGATCTTCCGGAGATGATTAACTCGATCCAGCAGCATGTTCTGTTATCTACCGGAGTGTGGACCCGGGTGGGCATCGGCCCGTCCAAAATCCTCGCCAAAATGGCCAATAACCTCGCCAAGAAGAAGGCGGGCGGAACCTTCCGGCTGGATTACGATAATCTGGAGACAGAGCTATGGCCGCGCCCGGTGCATGAAATGTTCATGGTGGCGGGCCGGATGACCAAGAATTTCTACCGTATGGGCATTACGACCATTGGAGATATTGCCCGGATGGAGCTGGGCGAGCTGAAGCGGAGAATGCGCAGCACCCTGGGCAAGCAGAGCGATATTCAAGCGGAATATTATTGGCAGACCGCACGCGGCATCGATCCCAGCCCGGTGGTGACCGGGATACGCCAGGAGATGAAGTCTGTCGGCCACGGAAAAGCGCTGCGCTGGAATCTGTATACCCGGCTGCCGGAGATAGAGGTGGTGCTGCTGGAGCTGGTGATCGAGGTCTGCCGGCGGGCGCGGAAGTACCGGTACATGGGAACGGTGGTGTCCGTTGCGGTAGTAGAGACAGATGGCAACACCTCGAATGCCTACAGCCGGCAGACGACACTGCCGGAGCCTTCGTCGTTAACCCATGAGGTGGCAGCAGCAGCCTACCGTCTGTTCGTGGATCATTGGAGCGGCCTGCCGATAAGCCGGTTGACTATCTCTATATCCCAGCTGACGGATGACAGTGTGATGCAGCTGACCTTGTTCGACGACCGGATGCGGAGCAGTAACAGAGAACGGGCGATCGATCAGATCAAGAACCGGTACGGAAGCGGGGCGCTGATCCGCGCGTCTTCTTTGCTGGAGTCTGGGGTTGCTCTGGAACGGGCGCAGCAGATTGGGGGGCATTATAAATGA
- a CDS encoding DUF3221 domain-containing protein, producing the protein MLPKTTISKWALIFMFLLVITACSKDDTVFKGTVHTVDVDNKRILVIAQLKEEDLSKNYKEVLETNMYSQAIWVNEVSPSKYKKGEEIEVFYQTSDDSFPAQVTANKIVKSKIEQ; encoded by the coding sequence ATGCTACCAAAAACAACTATCTCTAAATGGGCTCTTATTTTTATGTTCTTGTTAGTAATTACTGCCTGCAGTAAGGATGACACTGTTTTTAAGGGAACTGTACACACAGTAGATGTAGACAATAAAAGGATTCTAGTCATTGCTCAATTAAAAGAAGAAGATTTGAGTAAGAATTACAAGGAGGTTCTAGAAACTAATATGTACTCTCAAGCCATTTGGGTAAATGAAGTTTCACCTTCTAAATATAAAAAAGGTGAAGAGATTGAAGTGTTCTATCAAACAAGTGATGATTCATTTCCGGCACAAGTTACCGCTAACAAAATTGTAAAATCAAAAATTGAGCAGTGA
- a CDS encoding VanZ family protein, producing MFQGKTRTAIWIGLGLYTILTLFFLFAGFNRSTALPETGLRYQLTFDGIPLHFPGGGYLNLWVFDLGNYLAFVPFGLVIPLLIRCRFLPFFLVFLAAITGVELIQMVTHLGSFDINDIVINTLGATVGYGAQRLIRRDRTTPRGVLKLLSSVAILTLIVYSAVSGINYYLDHGRGEIRALDQLPIEQGEIRWEETLSSFTVAQEQIEPAVNLYSPDHPGLHEFSLRLDGQYKELAGNFGVPNDAIPAKGSGTSSVMISADGEELYSLDVNIAPGENQPLSFQVSVEGKQELTLTVKTDAADPRTHAVLWDLTLVEANIGQKLAARLHRLLGGG from the coding sequence ATGTTCCAAGGCAAAACGAGGACCGCCATCTGGATCGGTTTAGGTCTCTACACGATCCTTACTTTATTTTTCTTGTTTGCCGGCTTCAACCGCTCAACAGCTCTGCCGGAGACAGGCCTCAGGTATCAACTGACCTTTGACGGAATTCCGCTGCATTTTCCAGGTGGTGGTTATTTGAATCTATGGGTCTTCGATCTGGGTAACTATCTGGCCTTCGTACCGTTCGGCCTCGTCATCCCGCTGCTGATCCGTTGCCGTTTCCTGCCGTTCTTCTTAGTCTTCTTAGCAGCCATTACGGGAGTTGAGCTGATTCAGATGGTAACGCATTTGGGTTCGTTCGATATCAACGATATCGTCATTAATACGCTCGGCGCGACTGTCGGCTACGGTGCCCAGCGGCTGATCCGCCGCGACCGGACAACCCCAAGAGGTGTGCTCAAGCTCCTGTCATCAGTCGCTATCTTGACGTTAATCGTCTACTCCGCCGTGAGCGGTATCAACTATTATCTGGATCATGGCCGCGGGGAGATCCGAGCGCTGGACCAGCTCCCTATTGAGCAGGGAGAAATACGGTGGGAAGAAACGCTTAGCAGCTTCACTGTAGCGCAGGAGCAGATTGAACCGGCGGTTAATCTTTATAGCCCTGATCATCCGGGACTCCACGAGTTCTCCCTGCGCCTGGATGGACAGTATAAGGAGTTAGCCGGGAATTTTGGCGTCCCTAACGATGCTATACCTGCTAAGGGCAGCGGCACCAGCAGCGTCATGATCAGCGCCGACGGAGAAGAGCTTTACTCCCTGGATGTGAATATCGCACCAGGCGAGAATCAGCCGCTGTCTTTTCAGGTTTCAGTTGAAGGCAAACAGGAGCTGACCCTTACAGTCAAAACCGATGCTGCCGACCCTCGAACCCATGCGGTATTGTGGGACCTTACGCTCGTTGAGGCCAATATCGGCCAAAAGCTGGCAGCACGGCTTCACCGGCTGCTGGGCGGGGGATAA
- a CDS encoding Rrf2 family transcriptional regulator: MKISTKGRYGLTIMMELALKFGEGPTSLKSIAEKNGLSEHYLEQLIAPLRNAGLVKSIRGAYGGYILARETSTITAGDIIRVLEGPISPVDFTEEDDPAKRDLWLRIRDSIADVLDSTTLSDLINFKEESQADNYMFYI, from the coding sequence TTGAAAATATCAACCAAAGGACGTTACGGATTAACCATTATGATGGAGCTTGCCCTGAAATTCGGCGAAGGGCCTACATCACTTAAGAGCATCGCCGAGAAAAACGGACTGTCTGAGCATTACCTGGAGCAGCTCATCGCCCCGCTGCGCAATGCAGGCCTGGTGAAGAGCATCCGCGGAGCCTACGGCGGTTATATACTGGCCCGCGAGACCAGCACCATTACCGCCGGAGACATCATCCGCGTCCTGGAAGGCCCAATCTCCCCGGTAGACTTCACCGAAGAAGACGACCCGGCCAAGCGCGACCTCTGGCTGCGCATCCGCGACAGCATCGCGGACGTCCTGGACTCCACCACCCTCTCCGACCTGATTAACTTCAAGGAAGAGAGCCAGGCGGATAATTATATGTTTTATATTTGA
- the mnmA gene encoding tRNA 2-thiouridine(34) synthase MnmA, translating to MTKANQDIRVVVGMSGGVDSSVTALLLKQQGYDVIGIFMKNWDDTDEFGVCTAETDAEDVRRVCEQIDIPYYTVNFEKEYFDKVFSYFLEEYKAGRTPNPDVMCNREIKFGEFLNKALQLGADYVATGHYARVVEEDGLFKLLRGVDNNKDQTYFLNALNQYQLSKAMFPIGHLPKPEVRRIAEEAGLYTAKKKDSTGVCFIGERNFREFLSQYLPAQSGNMVDIATGEVKGRHDGLMYYTLGQRQGLGIGGSGTGEPWFVAEKDLASNTLYVVQGEKHISLYSTSLIASGVNWIDPDTLGDEPLKCTAKFRYRQPDQGVTLTKQADGTVHVAFDVQQKAITPGQAVVFYLGETCLGGGTIETADKVVPLAQA from the coding sequence ATGACAAAAGCTAATCAGGATATCCGGGTCGTCGTCGGGATGTCAGGCGGTGTGGATTCCTCTGTTACAGCGCTGCTGCTGAAGCAGCAGGGATATGACGTCATCGGCATCTTCATGAAGAATTGGGATGATACCGACGAGTTCGGCGTATGTACGGCCGAGACCGACGCCGAGGATGTGCGCCGCGTCTGCGAGCAGATCGATATTCCTTACTATACCGTTAATTTCGAGAAGGAATACTTTGATAAAGTCTTCTCCTATTTCCTTGAAGAATATAAGGCTGGCCGGACCCCGAATCCGGATGTGATGTGCAACCGCGAGATCAAGTTCGGCGAATTCCTGAACAAGGCGCTGCAGCTTGGCGCAGATTATGTCGCTACGGGGCATTACGCCCGGGTCGTGGAAGAAGACGGACTATTCAAGCTGCTGCGCGGCGTGGACAACAACAAGGACCAGACGTACTTCCTCAATGCGCTGAACCAGTACCAGCTCTCGAAGGCCATGTTCCCGATCGGACATCTGCCGAAGCCGGAGGTACGCAGGATTGCCGAGGAAGCCGGACTCTATACCGCGAAGAAAAAAGACAGCACCGGCGTCTGCTTCATCGGCGAACGCAATTTCCGCGAATTCCTCAGCCAATACCTGCCTGCACAGTCAGGCAATATGGTCGATATCGCTACGGGCGAAGTGAAGGGCCGGCATGACGGCCTCATGTACTACACGCTGGGCCAGCGCCAGGGGCTGGGTATCGGCGGCTCGGGGACAGGCGAGCCCTGGTTCGTGGCCGAGAAGGATCTGGCAAGCAACACCCTGTATGTGGTGCAAGGCGAGAAGCATATCAGCCTGTATTCGACCAGTCTTATAGCCTCAGGGGTGAACTGGATCGATCCGGATACCCTTGGCGATGAGCCGCTGAAATGTACGGCCAAGTTCCGCTACCGCCAGCCGGATCAGGGAGTTACGCTAACGAAGCAGGCCGATGGAACCGTCCATGTGGCCTTTGATGTTCAGCAAAAAGCCATTACGCCCGGACAAGCCGTGGTCTTCTATCTGGGCGAGACCTGCCTTGGCGGCGGAACGATTGAGACGGCCGACAAGGTTGTGCCGCTGGCACAGGCCTGA